The following DNA comes from Anastrepha obliqua isolate idAnaObli1 chromosome 1, idAnaObli1_1.0, whole genome shotgun sequence.
GTAACAGGGAACCGTATGCCATGGCAATGTTCCAAGTCACTTTTATTGCCATGTGTAGATAATAAACTGCAACGCCGATTCAAGTAGAAtttgtttcagcaattttttctaAGACTTTTCCCACCGTTGGAGTTTGAGTCTCTATACAAATAAAGATGTGCTACCCCATTCAATCGCTGTTATGACTTCTTTCTCTCTCCCTTGATTAagccaaatattttcaatttgattttgaatCGAATTTCTTTgcagagtttaaaaaaaaatgattttgccaaaattttaattatgttgGAAAAAAGTGAGTATTAGAAAACCTGTTCCCTTTATAGTagttgtaaattaaaatctatttaatCTCGACAAGTCTTAATTTTTGGTCTCTTTAATCAAGGCCACAGAGGAAAATGTTATGATAAAAAGACGTTTTGGTAGTAAACTGCATTCTGCACAATTCTTCAAAACTACGATTTGGTATAGAGTTATAAAGCTCTTTGAGgtaggtatttaaaaaaaatcgtggatCCAGCTGCTTTAATCGCACGACATTCTACCGTCAAATAGTCTTCCATTCTCACATACTTTTTCTTTCACTCTCGCAAGTTATTATGGGAAAATTTTGCTAGAATAGTTAACAAATTATACATAAAGGCAAAACTCATCATCCAATGGTTTTCGAATGACTTTTCTAACTAAATATAAACAAtacattttgagtgatggaaatctttattttgacccactcacttcgttgcttgtgtatttgtatactgcagccatctagttcacaagtgccaaatatgatcgGCAttcgatgccatttgcaaaaattataacatcttTCGATAGGGCAGGGTATTTGTTGGAACGACTTTGAGAACTGTTTTGGCCTTTCCTCGTGCTTCATGCTTGGGTTtgcaaattatttcattattattatattattttttccgaAGATTTAATCCCACCAAAACCTCCTCCTAAGTCATCACtatcaaaaatatgaaatttttttaaattaagtattgAGGTGGAAGAAGGGTTTGAAAACCAGGAGTATTTATTAGtcgtatttattattaattattagtatttctgttttaaaaatctattttttaaattgctaataaattaatttaaggaTGTTATTTACGATAATGAACTTCAACGCTTAGTCTTTCAGAAATCGTacgctttttttttataaaaccatTAATTTTAGCTGGCTTCTCAGCAgtattgtacaattttttaaattcaacttGGGTAGTATTTCTTGGAATAAGAGGCATTACCATATATCATGCTTACACATTGTTTTCGTTGatgatggcggccgccgtaagcgaagaggttggtgcgtgactaccattcggaagtgcgtaggttcgaatttccgtgcatgaaacaccaaatcatggaaaggtttttttctaatagtggccgcccctcggcagacaatggcaaacctccgagtgaacttctgcaatgaaaaagctcctcaaaaaatacCTGTGCTTCCAAATCGGCTTAAAAACTATCGCATGCACATAATACATGacattttatataaagggtCATTCAAATAAGGCATGTGCAAATTTAGATTCTCTCAGCtttcaactatttttattcaaaatatatgtgaaaaattacattacattaaatatatgtaggtaaaaTCTGCCCagcagtcgattcatgaatgcctaattcttaagaacgtcgagatatcgatgttgaaagttGTTCAGCAAAACTCTTCTTGCAACAGAACGTTCAGTTATTgatctgccagtctgttttatATTCTCTACCGAAGCAGTTTATTGcaatttgttcaccaacctttgaactgCCGACTCATCCGGAtgattatttcacaaaaaaatcacaaattttgcgatatgttgttcttaaagatcgaccattttcataataagtttcaataattttcaagcTTTGTTCTATAGTGTaaaattatacctttcaaatgtcaaagatgacataaaacagGTATCGTCTAACTGCGAGTTTTCTAAAATAGCACAAATAGGTAATCTATTATTTTTGGGTTAAGCCTGCGCTGAAAAAATGGGCTTTAATAGCAGGCTGAGTTTACTTATGGATCACTATGTGAGCGAATTCTTAAGCTATTAAGAAAGATTTAAtgcaataaattataatttgattttcaattcttcttcttcttgattggaatGACAATCACTTAAAGGACTTTGACCGAGTTAAACAAAACACGCCAATCGCTTTTTCTTCGTATTATCCGGCGCCTATTgagcacaccaagtgaaaccaaccCTTCCAGCGCAAAATAagggtgtgtgactaccattcggaattcagagagaacgtaagttcgaatctcggtgaaacaccaaaattaagaaaaagttttttctaatagcggtcgccccttggcaggcaatggcaaacctccgagtgtatttctgccatgaaaaaactcctcataaaaaatgtctgctgttcggagtcagcGTGCACCCGATTTGGGTgctccgagctcctcctcctatttgtggtgtgcgtcttgatgttgttccacaaatggaaggacatacatatatttttttttttttgcttcgagAGTGGGCAACTGGCTACTTAGGCCAAGGCAGCATTTGCTGGCAAGAGGAAACTTCAATGGATTTCGaagctgacattattatcggctcccaaaaaaacaacaaaaaaataatgttaatagtGACTTCGGTGTCGGGACGCAAGTGCGCTGCCTGCTTATTTGATGACAAGAGGTTCTGCGTCTTGTTCTCGTCcaattaatattcaaatttcaagaaCTGTTTATagctaaaatagttttttggtatgtatatcaaattttatcgcaaaccatatgtatgtacgtagccgccgtagccgaatggtttggtgtgtgactaccattcggaattcagagagaacgtaagttcgaatctcggtgaaagaccaaaaagaagaaaaagttttttctaatagcggtcgcacctcggcaagcaatggcaagcctccgagtgtatttctgccacaaaaaagctccccataaaaatatctgccgttgggagtcggcttgaaattgtaggtccctccatttgtggaataacatcaagatgcacgccacaaataggaggaggagcttggccaaacacctaaaaagaaTGTTCGGATGAATATGGGTATGGGGCCAACCATACAGAGTAAAAGGAATTAAAATATATCTACAAGTATGAATAAATGCATCTTAAAAATACGTAATATTtaaagatttattggaaaatgtgCATTCATTTCGAAATCTGTGCCACAATTAGTTTAATTTCCACACTTCTTTTCACCCCCACCTGCACTGCAACAAGACTTGGCAGCGACTCCTTCAGTCTTTTCTACATTGCCCCCATGGCAATTACATTTATTGCCCTTTGCACATTTGCATTGCTCATCGCATTTTTCTGGTGTGCATTTGCATTCTGTAATTAcggtaaaatataattaaaatattagttaCACTATAttgagttgaaaaaataaagCTAAGTATGCAATACCTTTTTCACATCCTTTGCACGGCATCTTAATCTGAAATAATACTAGTAAATGGCCTTATAACTTGTCATATTTGTCATCCTTTTTGTGCAGTGTCTTCTACGCATGACGATAGCTTTGTGGGTGCATAAGTCATGGAAGCATTTTTGATTAATCGATTAACGAATGAATATAACGACTTTTAAGACCTAAGGAGATgatgaattttatttcaaaaatattagtcattgttttcaaaatacgCAAAGAGGGATTCTAGAATATCTAAGTTAAGTTTTTGTCTTAAATAATACTCCATGCACAAAGCATTATAAAACCCTACACAGCCCCGGAAACGTAATACTTCAGCGGGTTGTGCCAGCGGAAGACGGCCTGTTGACGAGTTGTTGAAACTAGAGGACTATTTTTGTTACTTTGTCCtttgatatgaaaaaaaataattacaacaaaATGAGTTTTAAAAAGTAATACAGAAAATTGCACTTACAACAACatcttaaaataaagaaaaatatcttATCACCTAAAAGAGGAAGCcaagaaaacaagaaaatggaaaTCAATCAAGTTCCTTGAgcaattaatatataattttatttttagtgtttttttcgtGAAACTCCACgtgagttttaaaatatttagccgctaaaaaatatatttcaccaaaaacacaatatttcactaaaaaacatgaaaaattgcCTCTACTGTTTTCTTtattaccttctactcaaatatgaacgagacgttgtcaataaaacggtccgcggatgacatatggcaaaaataaattttttgttttttggtaggactgttataagcttacatggcaaatttcagcgtgatatgtcacatagtttgttttctgtgctactgtaaacaagtcaagctcgagtgtgtttttcgaatttaacgaacagttgaacaaagaatttgtttgaaattttgttattccaaaaaatttcggcttcagacgccttaaaaatgttgcagacaacctatggggact
Coding sequences within:
- the LOC129236044 gene encoding metallothionein-2; its protein translation is MPCKGCEKECKCTPEKCDEQCKCAKGNKCNCHGGNVEKTEGVAAKSCCSAGGGEKKCGN